One window from the genome of Deinococcus sp. NW-56 encodes:
- a CDS encoding class I SAM-dependent rRNA methyltransferase, translated as MPDLPALLARRAHLPAGGTTVYRAAHTTETGGFFALDLAGDAAVLSLYADLSSGEEARLAAACGALPGVAGVYLKRRPVEARHAANVAREQLSPPGPVWGEARPEVTALEAGVTFLIRPGGDLSIGLFTDARPLRAWVRAHAPEGGRVLNTFAYTCGFGLSAALGGAGTVKNVDLSRKVLSWGQENYALSGLPAPDADFLYGDVFEWLGRLRKRGDRFDLVVLDPPSFARGKTGIWRAERDYARLAALAADVTAPGGRVLAVTNHAGLTGAAFERMVAAGLTEAERRGQLLTRLGAGEDYPGATHLKAGVWALN; from the coding sequence TTGCCCGACCTCCCGGCCCTCCTCGCCCGCCGTGCCCACCTGCCCGCGGGGGGCACGACCGTCTACCGGGCGGCGCACACCACCGAGACGGGAGGTTTCTTCGCGCTGGACCTCGCGGGTGACGCGGCGGTGCTGAGCCTGTACGCGGACCTGTCGTCGGGGGAGGAGGCGAGGCTGGCGGCGGCGTGCGGTGCCCTGCCCGGTGTGGCGGGGGTGTACCTCAAACGCCGCCCGGTGGAGGCCCGGCACGCGGCGAACGTGGCCCGCGAGCAGCTCTCGCCGCCGGGGCCAGTCTGGGGCGAGGCACGGCCCGAGGTGACCGCGCTGGAGGCGGGGGTGACCTTCCTGATCCGGCCGGGCGGGGACCTCAGCATCGGCCTGTTCACGGACGCCCGGCCACTGCGGGCCTGGGTGCGGGCACATGCGCCGGAGGGAGGACGGGTGCTGAACACCTTCGCCTACACCTGTGGCTTCGGCCTCAGCGCGGCGCTGGGGGGCGCGGGCACTGTCAAGAACGTGGACCTCTCGCGCAAGGTGTTGAGCTGGGGACAGGAGAATTACGCGCTGAGCGGCCTTCCAGCCCCCGACGCGGACTTCTTGTATGGGGACGTGTTCGAGTGGCTCGGCAGGTTGCGCAAGCGGGGCGACCGCTTCGACCTCGTGGTGCTCGACCCGCCCTCCTTCGCGCGGGGGAAAACGGGGATATGGCGGGCCGAGCGCGACTACGCGCGGCTGGCGGCGCTGGCGGCCGACGTGACCGCGCCGGGGGGCCGGGTCCTGGCCGTGACGAACCACGCAGGACTGACGGGCGCGGCCTTCGAGCGAATGGTTGCAGCCGGGCTGACGGAGGCCGAGCGGCGGGGCCAGCTCCTCACCCGGCTGGGGGCGGGCGAGGACTACCCTGGCGCAACCCACCTCAAAGCCGGAGTGTGGGCGCTGAATTGA
- a CDS encoding HAMP domain-containing protein: protein MKYTVVIRQPVPDGVRPELEAQLVSRFGLSPEQAARLASRRSGRLMKPSGRPRAELLLRVFEEVGAAVALEEVRDETRLDVSPFEGAAPLTPAPRVGAPDDVELAPAAPLGGAADPFGGLGGIPGLDADPFAMPVPVGAEAAREPVLAAAGLAAAGALGGTGLGGLGGSTTVFSPDPPAPRVTGEESTPASTSVPAGDDSWSDFTGALTVGGTPAAPATDTPAAGTGAEADRFLSAVAAEGSAAPAGRRRSLAQQLIVASVAPLGVAAGLSLLSLAVLLPNAQQRLIRQNAEAVAVAVGTSLDTRDQETVNAQLDALLKRSAVGFVEVELPDGTVYFRSQTPGLDGSLQGQVADFVKANPETGTFVNRGTPADAYREQLAQLEEVGAGESAQARELRALAEDKENQRGGNQTFIVSRLGVVEGRDGVRTPVDASERSGDLLYRIAVGVDSTDATRRLRTTLLLVLGISLLAALAAALLTLRATRRIVQPIERLVKSAEAISMGDLAQPVRADRNDEIGDLAQALERMRLSLESAMERLRRRKRA from the coding sequence ATGAAGTACACGGTCGTGATTCGCCAGCCTGTTCCCGATGGGGTGCGCCCCGAACTCGAAGCGCAACTCGTCTCCCGCTTCGGCCTCTCGCCCGAGCAGGCCGCCCGACTGGCCTCGCGGCGCTCGGGCCGCCTGATGAAGCCCAGCGGGCGCCCCCGCGCCGAGCTGCTGCTGCGCGTCTTCGAGGAAGTCGGCGCCGCCGTCGCCCTTGAAGAGGTGCGCGACGAGACGCGGCTGGACGTGAGTCCCTTCGAGGGAGCAGCCCCGCTGACCCCTGCTCCCCGCGTCGGGGCGCCGGACGACGTGGAACTCGCCCCCGCCGCGCCCCTGGGCGGAGCGGCCGACCCCTTCGGCGGGCTGGGCGGCATTCCCGGCCTCGACGCCGATCCCTTCGCCATGCCCGTGCCCGTCGGCGCCGAGGCGGCCCGCGAGCCGGTGCTGGCGGCGGCCGGGCTGGCCGCCGCCGGAGCGCTGGGGGGCACAGGCCTGGGCGGATTGGGCGGCAGCACCACCGTCTTCTCGCCCGACCCGCCTGCCCCCCGCGTGACGGGAGAGGAGTCCACACCTGCATCCACGTCCGTCCCGGCCGGAGACGACTCGTGGTCGGATTTCACCGGGGCGCTCACGGTGGGCGGGACTCCGGCGGCCCCCGCCACGGACACCCCGGCGGCGGGCACCGGAGCGGAGGCCGACCGCTTCCTGAGCGCGGTGGCGGCCGAGGGCAGCGCGGCCCCGGCGGGGCGGCGGCGCAGCCTGGCGCAGCAGCTTATCGTGGCGTCGGTCGCGCCGCTGGGCGTGGCGGCGGGGCTGTCGCTGCTCTCGCTGGCGGTGCTGCTCCCCAACGCGCAGCAGCGGCTGATCCGTCAGAACGCCGAGGCGGTCGCGGTCGCGGTGGGCACCAGTCTCGACACCCGTGACCAGGAAACCGTGAATGCCCAGCTCGACGCCCTGCTGAAGCGCTCGGCGGTGGGCTTCGTGGAGGTGGAACTGCCCGACGGCACCGTCTACTTCCGCAGCCAGACTCCGGGCCTAGACGGCAGCCTGCAGGGCCAGGTGGCCGACTTCGTGAAGGCCAACCCCGAGACGGGCACCTTTGTGAACCGGGGCACCCCTGCCGACGCCTACCGCGAGCAGCTCGCGCAGCTCGAGGAGGTCGGCGCGGGCGAGTCGGCCCAGGCCCGCGAGTTGCGTGCCCTGGCCGAGGACAAGGAGAACCAGCGCGGCGGCAACCAGACCTTCATCGTGAGCCGCCTGGGCGTGGTCGAGGGCCGTGACGGGGTCCGCACCCCGGTGGACGCCTCCGAGCGCTCGGGCGACCTGCTTTACCGCATCGCGGTGGGCGTGGACAGCACCGACGCCACCCGCCGATTGCGGACCACCCTGCTGCTGGTGCTGGGGATCTCGCTGCTCGCCGCGCTGGCCGCCGCCCTGCTGACCCTGCGGGCCACCCGCCGGATCGTGCAGCCCATCGAGCGCCTCGTGAAGTCCGCCGAGGCCATCAGCATGGGCGACCTCGCCCAGCCGGTGCGGGCCGACCGCAACGACGAGATCGGCGACCTCGCGCAGGCCCTGGAGCGCATGCGCCTGAGCCTGGAATCGGCCATGGAGCGCCTGCGGCGGCGCAAGCGGGCGTAA
- a CDS encoding monothiol bacilliredoxin BrxC family protein has translation MTANATEQTQVLVPLTTPEEVDQFLREYPLAAVFKAGTCHKTMQGFGVLETFLQRHELPVGFIRVVDWRPASNHVAELTGITHHSPQFILFREGQPQFEVNNWDITPEALGPVFAAQVPAREGTGTVATDDNVEPYRRLMRAFLNGELNEWAFQDQYVTLFRDDASLRSQREFELLSRLFGDPDAYHGGLHQLGAPQERGDLRGRVQELLNELG, from the coding sequence ATGACCGCGAACGCGACCGAACAGACCCAGGTGCTTGTGCCCCTGACGACGCCCGAAGAGGTGGACCAGTTCCTGCGGGAGTACCCGCTGGCCGCCGTGTTCAAGGCCGGAACCTGCCACAAGACCATGCAGGGCTTCGGGGTCCTGGAGACTTTCCTCCAGCGCCACGAGCTGCCCGTGGGCTTTATCCGGGTGGTGGACTGGCGCCCGGCGAGCAACCACGTGGCCGAACTGACCGGCATCACGCACCACAGCCCGCAGTTCATCCTGTTCCGGGAGGGCCAGCCGCAGTTCGAGGTGAACAACTGGGACATCACCCCGGAGGCCCTGGGGCCGGTGTTCGCCGCGCAGGTGCCTGCCCGTGAGGGAACGGGCACGGTGGCGACCGACGACAACGTGGAGCCCTACCGCCGCCTGATGCGGGCCTTCCTGAACGGCGAACTGAACGAGTGGGCCTTTCAGGACCAGTACGTGACCCTCTTCCGCGACGACGCCAGCCTGCGCAGCCAGCGCGAGTTCGAGCTGCTCTCGCGTCTGTTCGGGGACCCCGACGCCTACCACGGCGGCCTGCACCAGCTCGGCGCCCCCCAGGAGCGCGGTGACCTGCGCGGGCGCGTTCAGGAGCTGCTGAACGAACTCGGTTAA